The genomic window TTACTCATATTGTTTGGAATTTTGAATTTTGGTCATTGGAATTTATTTGTATTTTGGAATTTGTGATTTGGAATTTTGCCACTCACTCCGCTCTCCTGCAATCTCTAATCTCCCGTTTATAGTTTATTCTTGCTTACCTCATCTTGTTACCCAACTTGTGGGTAAGGATTAAATCCCCGCCAGCGGGGGACAACGGCCAATCAATCACTTGAATGGCGACAGAGCACTAGATATTCTTCCCTCACTACTTTCTTAAATTCCCAGGTCTAAATTTTCGACATTTTCTTCATAAGTTTGCGAGATAGATTTGTAATGTTCTGTCCAGACATCCTTATCCCATATCTCCATTTTTTCTATAAGTCCAATAATAATTATTTCTTTGGTTAAATTAGCCAGCTGGCGAAGTTTTGGAGGAATATTAAGCCTTCCTTGCTCATCTATTGAACATTCCATAGCATCTGCACAAAATTTACGAATAAAATTCCGCACCTCTTTCTTGCCCGTAGGTATTTCTTTAATCTTTTCTAATGTCTTAAACCATTCATCCGGAGGATAAGCCGATAAACAATTTCCCACTCCAGAAGTAATAATTATCTTCTTTATTCCCTTTTCCTCCAGGACCCGCCGATATGAAGCCGGCATAATCACCCGACCTTTTTCATCTATGGTATGAGAATATTCCCCGACGAACATTTTCCCATTTTCCTCCACTTTGCTCCAATGTTTTACTATTTTATACCTACGCGTATATTTTTGTCAAGTATTTTTTTAAAATTTTTTTAATTTTTTTTAGCACCATAAAATAATGTGTATCCAAAGTTAATCTCCTACAATATCCAGTGGTTATGTAAAGAGAAAAATGGGGTTTGATGGAAAAGTGTAAATTTTTAATTGACATTTTAGTTATAAATGGGATATAATACAATAGTAACCGTTCAGGTATAGATAAAAATATGTTCCTATAACTCAAATCTCAAAACGCAAAGCTCAAAACTACAATTTAAAACTAAAGACTAAAAACATCTCCATCAGTCACAATAAATCTCAATGAATCTATTAGTTTTAAGGTTTTGAGATGAGGTTTTGAGTTTTGACATTTGAGTTTTGAGTTAATATTGTATAGTCTAATGGACACGGCTGAACGGTTACATACAGTAAAGAATGAACTGTAACCACTTTCACTGACTGAGGATTTATGAGATATTTAGAAATTACACCGACAAATAAATTAAGAGGAACAATTACCGTTGCGGGAGACAAGTCTATTTCCCATCGGGCAGTGATGCTTGGTGCTCTGGCTCAAGGCAAGACTACGGTTGAAGGTTTTTTGTTAGGAGAGGATTGCTTAAATACCATTAAGGCATTTCAATCACTCGGCATAGAGATAGAAAGAGATAATACCTGTTTAACTATTTTTGGTC from bacterium includes these protein-coding regions:
- the mraZ gene encoding division/cell wall cluster transcriptional repressor MraZ; translated protein: MFVGEYSHTIDEKGRVIMPASYRRVLEEKGIKKIIITSGVGNCLSAYPPDEWFKTLEKIKEIPTGKKEVRNFIRKFCADAMECSIDEQGRLNIPPKLRQLANLTKEIIIIGLIEKMEIWDKDVWTEHYKSISQTYEENVENLDLGI